One part of the Moraxella sp. FZFQ2102 genome encodes these proteins:
- the istA gene encoding IS21 family transposase gives MKLPIKKIQNIIRQLALGMSNRAIGRQLMISANTARKVRRLCEQSYDGQVDYEHLLSLDELKLREKLGLAVSNNARTLHQIKPHPDWQYIHEQMHRPNVTLERLWQEFRQAHPDGISYSQFCKAYAKHKKSLKLSQRQHYTAGDMAQVDFCGSVISIYDAKAGSVTISAQIFVGVLPASGLIFCTAVASQGVEDWQLCHIRMFEYFGGVPLKLVTDNLKSAVIKNNRETIIINASFAELANHYQFIVLPTRARKPQDKSMVELAVKAVQQNILAMMRDRRFFSLDELNRAIEAPLEQLNNKITKTYPKGRRHNFDAFEKMHLNPLPTQAYEVCHWQYDLRVSEFYTVTINQAEYSVPHALIGSRVDAKITCSTVYLYHHGICVATHRKLASGSSILFEHMPKNHQLSQQMQPEALLHWAAQVGHYTHLSIDNYLHNHRNYASNLKKLNQLKRYLIDNNLSYNLIEQGFVYAHECRITQIDRVINLFKQRAYLKSGFSGTSHSTALDAMDDTSKLGVGHKAQTHDNLRGAGYYADIMPYNHEFKLD, from the coding sequence ATGAAACTCCCTATAAAGAAGATTCAAAACATCATCAGACAGTTGGCACTTGGTATGAGCAATCGTGCAATCGGTCGTCAATTGATGATTTCTGCCAATACAGCACGCAAAGTACGACGGCTATGTGAGCAAAGCTATGATGGTCAGGTAGATTATGAGCATTTGCTTAGCTTGGATGAGTTAAAATTGCGTGAGAAGCTTGGCTTGGCAGTCTCAAACAATGCTCGCACTTTGCATCAAATCAAACCCCATCCAGACTGGCAGTACATCCATGAACAGATGCACAGACCCAATGTCACGTTAGAGCGACTATGGCAGGAATTCCGACAGGCTCATCCAGACGGTATTTCATATTCGCAATTTTGTAAGGCCTACGCCAAACACAAAAAATCCTTAAAACTCTCACAAAGACAACATTATACCGCAGGCGACATGGCGCAAGTGGACTTTTGCGGGAGTGTCATATCCATTTATGATGCCAAGGCAGGCAGTGTCACGATATCGGCACAAATCTTTGTCGGCGTATTGCCAGCTTCAGGGTTGATATTTTGTACTGCCGTTGCTTCACAAGGCGTTGAAGACTGGCAACTGTGTCATATCCGTATGTTTGAGTATTTTGGTGGCGTGCCATTAAAACTGGTGACAGACAACCTAAAATCAGCGGTCATCAAAAATAATCGAGAGACAATAATCATCAATGCATCATTTGCAGAGCTTGCCAATCACTACCAATTCATTGTCTTACCCACTAGAGCTAGAAAGCCACAGGATAAGAGCATGGTTGAGCTTGCTGTTAAGGCTGTACAGCAAAATATCTTGGCAATGATGCGAGACCGTAGATTTTTTAGCTTAGACGAGCTCAATCGTGCCATAGAAGCACCGCTAGAGCAACTCAACAACAAAATCACCAAAACCTACCCTAAGGGGCGGCGACACAACTTTGATGCGTTTGAAAAAATGCATCTAAACCCTTTGCCTACACAAGCATATGAGGTGTGTCATTGGCAATACGACCTGCGCGTGAGCGAGTTTTATACCGTTACTATCAATCAAGCAGAGTATTCTGTACCCCATGCCTTAATCGGTAGTCGAGTGGATGCTAAAATCACCTGCTCTACAGTGTATCTTTATCACCATGGTATTTGTGTTGCAACACATCGTAAGCTTGCCAGTGGCAGTAGTATCTTGTTTGAGCATATGCCCAAAAACCATCAGCTGTCTCAGCAGATGCAACCAGAAGCCTTATTGCACTGGGCGGCGCAGGTGGGTCATTATACCCACTTATCCATCGATAATTATTTGCACAATCATCGCAATTATGCCAGTAATCTTAAAAAGCTCAATCAGCTTAAGCGTTATTTGATAGATAATAACCTTTCTTACAATCTGATTGAGCAAGGATTTGTATATGCGCATGAATGTCGGATTACACAGATTGACAGAGTGATTAATCTGTTTAAACAAAGAGCATATCTTAAAAGCGGGTTCTCTGGCACATCACATAGCACTGCCCTGGATGCGATGGATGATACATCCAAGCTGGGCGTCGGTCACAAAGCCCAGACTCATGATAATCTGCGAGGTGCGGGTTATTATGCCGATATTATGCCTTACAATCATGAATTTAAATTGGACTAA